Within the Bremerella sp. JC817 genome, the region GGCATCGCCTTCGATCGCGTCACTATGAAACAGGTTCACCTGAAGGGCAACGACGATCAGGTCCGCGAGTATCTGTTTGGCAATCTGAAAGTCGAACCGGTTAAAGACAAACGTCAACCATGGCAAGTGACCTCGAAGAATCCGAAGGCAGACGCCGAGCGACTGGTGACCCGTTTCGCCACCCGAGCGTTCCGTCGCCCGGTCACCTCGGACGAGATCGAACCTTACCTGGCCGAAGTCTACGCGGCAATCGATGGGAAAGAGTCGTTCGTCGACGCCCTGCGGCTTGGCTACCGAGCGCTGCTGTGCTCGCCACGGTTCATGTACTTTGCCGAAGAGCCCGGCAAACTGGACGACTATGAAGTCGCGACCCGGCTCAGCTATTTCCTCACCGGTAGCACGCCTGACGACCAGCTGATGCAATTGGCGTCGGCGGGCAAGATGCACGAGCCAGAAGTGCTGAAGCAGCAAACGCGTCGCTTGTTGGGTGGCAAGCAAGGCGAGCAGTTTATGAACGACTTCGCCGCCGAATGGCTCGATCTCGATCAAATCGATTTCACCCAGCCCGATTCGAAGCTCTATCGTCAGTTCGATCCGATTGTCGAAAGTGGCATGCTTTCGGAGACGCAGCAGTATCTGCAGACGATGCTGGCCGAGAACCTGCACGTCTCGAACCTGATCGATTCCGACTTCACATATTTGAACAGCCGCCTGGCCCGGTACTATCAGATTGATGGAGTCGAAGGCGATACGCTGCAGAAGGTAACGCTGAAGCCCGAAACGCATCGTGGTGGTGTGTTGACGCAAGGTGCCATCTTGAAGGTAACCGCGAACGGCTCGAACACGTCGCCGGTGATTCGGGGCGTCTGGGTTTCGGAACGTCTCTTAGGTGTCGAGATTCCTCCCCCACCGACGAACGTGCCTGCGGTCGAACCAGATATCCGCGGTGCGAAAACGATTCGTGAACAGTTGGCGAAGCATCGCTCGCAAGGCGAGTGCGCCAGTTGCCACGTCAAGATCGACCCGGCCGGCTTCGCGCTGGAAAACTTCGACCCGGCGGGCCAATGGCGTGATAATTACATCAAGATGGAAGGCCGTAGCGTGAAGAAGGGCCCGAAGATCGACGCCAGCTACGATCTGCCCAGTGGCATGCACTTCAAAGACATCGACGGTTTCCAGAAGATCGTCACCAGCCATCCGCATCGCCTGGCCGCGAACATGGCCAAGCATTTGCTGACCTATGGCACCGGAGCCACGATTGAATTTGTTGACCGTGCCCAGATCGACCAGATCGCGCGGAAGTCGGCCGAAGATGGCTATGGCTTTCGTTCGATCATCGAGCAAGTCGTCGTCAGCGATTTGTTCCTGAGCAAGTAATCGACCCCACCAGAAACGGAAAGAGACGAGACATGTCGCGACAAGTTCATTTCAACTTCGGGAAGAAGCTGAGCCGCCGCACGGTCCTACGCGGAACCGCTGGTGTTGGGATCGCCGTGCCTTGGCTGAGTGCGATGCAGAAAGCATTTGCCGGCCCAGAAGAGCAGAAGACGCCTCGCCGCTTTGTGGCGATGACGCTGGGGCTTGGCTTGCACGCCGAGAACCTCAATCCAGAAAAGGCAGGCCGCGATTACAAGCCGTCGCCTTACCTGGAAAAGCTGCAGGACATTCGCGAGAAGTTCACGGTGATTTCTGGTTCGTCCCATCCGCATGTCTCCGGCGGTCACCGCGCCGAAGCGAGCTTGCTGTCGGCAACCCCCATGGGAAGTGGCGCCCAGTCGCGGACCACGATCTCGGTCGATCAATTGCTGGCCAAGCACATGGGGCATCACACGCGATTTCCTTCGCTCGTGCTAAGCTCGGCCGGGAACGCCAGTCCTTCGTATACCGAGAACGGCTCGATGATTCCGGCCGAAAGCTCGCCTGCGCGGCTCTTCATGCAGTTGTTCGTCAACGACTCGCCAGCCGATCAAGCCAAGCAGTTGCACCGGGCTCGCCAAGGAAAGAGCATCATGGACCTGGTTGCCGAAGATGCCAAGTCGCTCTCGCGTGAACTGGGAGCCGGCGATCGTGACCGCCTGGCAGCTTATTTC harbors:
- a CDS encoding DUF1592 domain-containing protein produces the protein MITTRYASICAHLAVWASVVGVGSFLGSADAAAPEGNQVRTFLENNCYDCHQGEDADGSLDLEALSFDLGKANNLQRWVRIYDRVRDGEMPPADYGELEAKDKSQFLAATHQGLSDFQHNIHTKYGRVRGRRLTRKQIENSLHDLLAIDIPLTHILPDENKTDGFTTVADGQGMSHFQLAAHLDAVDVALDEALRRALSPEDDYVRDFDAEGVARTNPKRRCREPEMREGKAVIWSSGLIYYGRLPATTAKQDGWYEFEVTVSGLKLPKTGGVWSTVRSGPCVSNAPLLASVTTFEATEKPKVVKFTTWLPKGHMLEIRPGDGALKRGRFAGGQVGVGEGEPQDLAGIAFDRVTMKQVHLKGNDDQVREYLFGNLKVEPVKDKRQPWQVTSKNPKADAERLVTRFATRAFRRPVTSDEIEPYLAEVYAAIDGKESFVDALRLGYRALLCSPRFMYFAEEPGKLDDYEVATRLSYFLTGSTPDDQLMQLASAGKMHEPEVLKQQTRRLLGGKQGEQFMNDFAAEWLDLDQIDFTQPDSKLYRQFDPIVESGMLSETQQYLQTMLAENLHVSNLIDSDFTYLNSRLARYYQIDGVEGDTLQKVTLKPETHRGGVLTQGAILKVTANGSNTSPVIRGVWVSERLLGVEIPPPPTNVPAVEPDIRGAKTIREQLAKHRSQGECASCHVKIDPAGFALENFDPAGQWRDNYIKMEGRSVKKGPKIDASYDLPSGMHFKDIDGFQKIVTSHPHRLAANMAKHLLTYGTGATIEFVDRAQIDQIARKSAEDGYGFRSIIEQVVVSDLFLSK
- a CDS encoding DUF1552 domain-containing protein, giving the protein MSRQVHFNFGKKLSRRTVLRGTAGVGIAVPWLSAMQKAFAGPEEQKTPRRFVAMTLGLGLHAENLNPEKAGRDYKPSPYLEKLQDIREKFTVISGSSHPHVSGGHRAEASLLSATPMGSGAQSRTTISVDQLLAKHMGHHTRFPSLVLSSAGNASPSYTENGSMIPAESSPARLFMQLFVNDSPADQAKQLHRARQGKSIMDLVAEDAKSLSRELGAGDRDRLAAYFNSVRELEKRMAEAEQWAHLPKPKVDSKKPIDISNPNDFIGRQRLMNDMIRLALSTDSTRFVSYHLGGSGGVVPIEGVEEGYHSLSHHGRDEEKLSQLALIETSIVHAWGDFLRGLDGIQEDGGSLLDHTSVLLTSNLGNASSHDNRNMPVLFAGGGFRHGQHLAFDQKKNYPLPNLYLSMLQKSGLEIDQFATSTGTMTGLEPS